ACCTCTGGGTTGGAATCGCGCGCCCCGGAACCGAGCCGGGCTCGCGCTATTGCGCCTTGGTCTTCTCGTAATTCTCCACGGACTGCCGGACCTTGGTCGCGTTGGGGTGATTGGGCGCCAGCTTCAGGAACTCGCGGTAGTGCCTGGCCGCCATGTCCCACTTGGAGACGCCTGCATACGCGGCGCCCAGCACCATCTGGCACTCGGCCTTGTCCGGAGCCAGCTCCACGCACCGCAGGGCCCGGTTGAGCGCCGCATCATACTGCTTACCGCGCAGCGCCGTAGCGGCTTCGTTGTAGGCGAGCCGGGCCTCCTCCTCGGTGTCTTCCTGGGTCCGGGTGGGCGTCTTGTTCGGCGGTGGCGTCGTCACCTTGACGGGCTCGGTCTTGGGCTGCGCCTTGCGAGCCTGCGCGATGGCGCCCATGAGCTTGTCGTACTCGGTGCCGGAGAACCGCGAGCCCTTGGCGGGCCCGGCCAGGGACTCGGCCTCGTCGAGGTTCTTCGCCTCGAAGGCGGCCTGGGCCGCCTCCAGGGCCTTGGCGGCTTCCTGCTCGAGGGCGATCTTGTCGGCGAGCTCCTCGCCCTCGGGCGGCAGCTTGCCGGCGAAGTTCTTCAGCTCGTCGGCGGCCCGCTCCAGCTTGCCCTCTTCGTAGGCCTTCCTGGCGCTCTGGATGCGCGCCTTGCCCGCGTCCGCCACGGCGGTGTCCGGAGGCGCGCGGGGGGTGCCGGGGTCGGCCTCGGGAGGCTCGGGCTGCGCCGGCTCGGGCGGCTTCTGGACCGGATCCTCCTGGGTGAGCTCGGGCGGCTTCTGCGGCTGCTCGGGCTGCTGGAAGGGGCCCACCTTGAGGAACCACGCGGCGCCGGCGCCACCGCCCACCAGCAGCACGCCGAGCGCCAGCACCAGCGGCAGCTTCGAGCGGCCGGCCGAGCTCACCGAGCCCGCGGACTCGCCCGCGCCGACGAAGCGCAGCTTCACGTGGCCCAGCTCGACGACGTCCCCGTTGCTGAGCGGCGCCTGGGCGTACGTCTCACCGTTGACGGTGAGCCCGTTGGCCGACTGCATGTCGATGATCTTCCACTCGCCGTTGTCCTCGCGGACGACCTTGGCGTGGGTGCGCGACAGGGAGCGATGGTCGATGACGATGTCGTTGTCGTCGGTGCGACCGATCTTCATCTCCGTGCGGATGCAGGCGTACTCCTGGCCCTTGAGCTCCGCGCTCACCACGACGAAGCGGGGAGCCTCCTCGGCCTCGAGCTCGACGACCTTGCGGTTGCGGTTGCCCTCCACGTGCTCCATCTTGATGATGGCGGTGGAGTGACGGCGCTCGGCGGAGGCCGGCGCGGCCTCCTCCTCGACGGGGGCCTCCGTCTCCGTCTCCGGCTCGGAGTGGCCGTCCGCGTCGCCGGAGTCCTGAGGGGCGGGCGCGGGGGCGGGACGGGCGGCGGCGCGAGGGGCGGCGGCGACGGCCGCGTCGCTCTGCAGCGCCAGATCGTAGTCACCGATCTGGATCAGATCGCCGTCCTTGACGGGCGACTGGCCGCTGATCCGCTCGCCGTTGATGCGAGTCCCATTGGAACTGCCCAGATCCTCCACCACGACATGCCCGTTCAGGCGCATGAGGCGAGCGTGGCGGCGGGACACGTTTCGTTCCGTCAGGCGGATGGTGTTGCCTTCCTGACGGCCGATCGTGATCTCTTCGCGCACGAAGGGAACAACGGTCTTGCGCCCCTCGTCGTCTTCGATGATGAGCTTCAGCACGGGTCGGATCCGCTTACAGCTATAGCAGAAGGGGCAGAAGCGTTACAAGGTATGCATCCCCCGCAAAACACAGAGGAATTCGGCACGGTTGGCGCGAAGAGGCCACCGTTGTCCATCGGACAGGTGGCCGCTGCGGCCGTCTTCCTGGGGGGGGAGCAGGAGGACCAACCCGCGTGAGCTCTCCGGTGCCAGGCCCCGGCGACGCCCGATCAGGCGACACCGTCCGAGGGCGGCTGGGGCGGGTGCCGTGGGTGACGCTGGGGTTGGCGCTGGTGCTGGTGGCCACCTATGGGTGGAGCGCGCTGGCCGGGCCGCTGGATGTGGACGCCATGGTGCGCTTCGGCGCCAAGGTGGGTCCGCTCATCACGGAGGCGGGGCAGCCCTGGCGGCTGCTGACGGCGAACCTGCTGCACCGGGACGGGGTGCACCTGGGGCTCAACCTGCTGGTGCTGCTGGCGGCGGGCTCGGTGCTCGAGGGGACGTGGCGGCGGCTGGACTATGGGCTGCTGCTGGTGGTGGCGGGGCTGGCCACGATGACGTGCTCGCTGCTGTGGGCCGAGGAGGTGAGCGTGGGGGCCTCGGGCGTGGCGTACGGGTGCGTGGGCGCGCTCATCGTGCTGGGGCGCCGGTACCGGGCGGTGCTGTCTCCGGCGGGGAGGAGGATGGCGGGGGAGGGCGTGCTGCCGACGGTGCTCGTCTTCCTGTGGATGGGGTGGACCTCGGTGGGGGTGGACAACGCGGGACACCTGGGCGGCTTCGTCGCGGGGCTGCTGCTGGGGGTGTACCTGGTGCCGGAGCGGCTCACCGCGAGCGAGCCTCGGGGCGTGGGGTGGGTGCGGGCGGGGAGCGTGCTGGCGGTGGCGGTGGGGCTGGCGGGGGTGGGGGTGCTGGGGCGCTCGGCGTGGCGTGTGGAGCGGGATGACGTGTTCGGGGTGTCGGTGGCGATGCCGGGGGGGTGGCGGCAGGGGGCGGATCGGCTGGGGCGGCTGGCCTTCTCCAACGGGTTGCCGGGGCTGGGGCGCGCCAGCTTCGCGGCGGAGGCCATCGAGGCCGGGGAGCCGGGGGATGGAGAGCTCCAGGCCGTGCGCTTCGTGGAGACGACGCTCTCGCCCGAGGGGGCGATGCCCGAGGGGCGGCCGATGAAGGTGCGGGGGCCGGAGGCGGCCTGGGTGAGCGGCGGGCGGGCGCAGCGGGTTCAGGCGGAGCTGCACGGGCCGGCGGGGGTGACGCACCTGAGGGCGCTGTTCGTGCCGCGGGGCGAGTTCGTGTACCAGCTGGTGTTCACCTGGCCGGATGCGTTCCCGCGGTATGCGCGCGTGGTGGAGCGGATGGTGGCGGAGCTGCGGCTGGAGGAGCCGGCGATGCTGCGCGAGGCGCGAGCGCGGGCGCTGCTGGTGCCCGGGGCGAGCGAGCCGCTGTCGGTGCTGGGCACGGCGCTGCGGCGGTGGGGCCGGCCGGCGGAGGCGGTGGATCCGCTCCTGGAGTCCGTGCGGCTGTCACCGTCGCAGGTGGGGACGCGGGTGGAGCTGGCGCGGGCGTTCCTCGAGTCGGGGCGTGTGGACGAGGGCTGCCGGGCCTCCGAGGAGGCGCTGGTGTACGGGCCCTCGGAGACGGTGGCGCTCGAGGCGGGGGTGCGCTGTGAGCTGGCGAGAGGGGACACGGCGCGGGCGCTGCTCAGGTTGGAGGAGGCCCGGCGCGTGGACCCGAGAGATCCGAGGCTGCGAGCCGCGGAGGCCGCCCTGCGTGCGACGCTGGGCGCTGGAGGCCGGTAGAGACAGCTCGAGGGGCATACCTGCAAGAGTGGAATGACGCGTGCCTACTCATTGCTGGTCTGCTTGTCATACCAGTTCGGTACCGGCTCGCCCCCAGGGGGCCTAGAGTCCGGATATGCGGAAGACCCATCTCTCTGTGTCCCGTGCGGCCCTCGTCCTGGCGCTGCTGGCGTTCCTGCCGGCGCGCGCCGAGGAGTCCGCCGCGGACATCGCGCGGAAGAGCCGCGAGCGCGGCGCGCTCAACCTGCTCGGCCTGAGCGCCCAGCTCAAGCTCACTACCGTGAGCAAGGACGGCAAGCGCCAGGAGCAGGTCGTCACCAACGCGGCGAAGAAGATCGGCGAACGGACGCACTCGCTCGTGCGCTTCCTGCAACCCGCCGGAGTCGCCGGAGTGGCCGTGCTCACGGTGGAGGGCGCCAAGGGCGAGGCTTCGGACATCTCGCTGTACCTGCCGAAGCTCAAGCGCGTGCGCAAGGTGGCGAACACGCAGCGGGGACAGTCCTTCATGGACACCGACTTCGCCTATGCGGACCTCGGCGGCACCGGCGGTGAGAGCGACGACGCGATGAAGAAGGTGGGCGAGTCGAAGGTGATGGATCGCCTCGCATGGGTGCTGGTCGGCAAGGCAGGGCCCAGCTCTCCCTATGGAGAGGTGAAGGTGTACGTGGACCAGGAGACCTATGTCCCCACCCAGGTCGAGTACTCCGACAAGGAGGGCAAGCCCTTGAAGGTGTACCGGGTCGCTCAGCTCAAGCGCTTCAAGGACCGCGTCATCGCCGCCCGCTCTTCCATGGAGAACCTCCAGACGGGCTCGGTGACGACGATCGAGGTGTTGCAGCTCGAGGAGGCGCAGCTCGGTGACGAGGCCTTCACCGAGCGGGCGCTGGAACGCGGGTGAGTCGCGCGCTCGCGCTTGGCCTGGCGCTCCTGTCGGCGAGCGCGCTCGCTTCGGCTGAGGACGGAGGGAGCACGCCGCCCGACGCGCCAGATGGCGGAGTGGGCATCGAGGCCTTCGAGCCGGCGCCCGAGGCTCCCGATGCCGTTGGGGCCATGCCGCTGGCTGGGCCCACGGTGCTGGTGAGCGGGAGCCTGCGACTCCAGGCCGGCGTGGATACCGGCTTCGAGGCCCGGCGGACCGACGGCCTCTCCGAGCGTGTAATGGATGGACGAGGGCAGGCCTCGCTCGCCACGGACGTGAAGCTGTCCCCATCGCTGCGGCTGCTCGTCGAGGGACGGGCGCTCTGGCGCGCGAGCGCCGAGCGGGGCCTGGAGCGGAGCAAAGCCACCTTCGAGCCCACGCTCGGAGAGGCCTTCCTCGATCTCTACACCTCGCGTGTGGACGTGCGCGTCGGGCAGCAGACGCTGGCCTTCGGAGCAAACGCGGCCTTCGCTCCCACGGACGCGCTCAACCCGAGGGATCTGCGCCAGAGCTTCGTGCTCACCGAGCCGGAGGACGCGAAGCTGCCCGTCTTCGCGGCGCGGGCGCTGGGCGGGGTGGGGCCGCTCTCGCTCACCGTGGCGTGGGTGCCCTTCTTCACGCCGCACCGTTACGACGTCTTCGGCCAGGACGAGGCTCTCGTCCAGCCAGGGCTCGGAATGAGCCTCCCCTTCACGGTGGACCCCTCCGTTGAGGACGCGCTCCAGCCCCGGCTGCTGGAGACGGAGCGCCCGGCGGCGTTGCCGTGGCTCGGAGACGTGGGCCTGCGGGCGACCACCGAGCTCCGAGGTGTCCGCGTGGGCGGCTCCTGGGTATGGGTGAACGAGAAGCTGCCGGCGGTCCGGTTGGATCCCGAGCTGGACGCCGTGCTGCGCGCCCAGAGCCGGGGCGAGGCTCCAGACGCGGCGCTGCTGCTGTCGCTCCAGGAGCGTCTGCGCGCCGGAGAGACGCTCGTGACGGGCCGCTACGCGAGGCAGCACGTCTTCGGCCTGGAGGCGACGACGCTCTCGAGGACGGCGCAGCTCGACGTGGACGTGGGCTTCAGCCCGGCGCAGACGTTCTTCGACGAGCGGCTGCGGCCCGTGCGCAAGCCGGTGGTGAGCTGGGTGCTCGGAGTGTCCCAGGCGGAGGACTCCGACTTCCTCTACTCCGTCACCTACCTGGGGCTCGCCGTGCCTCGGGTGGCGGCTGACGAGCTGCTCGTCCTGCTGGAGCCGGGGACGGCCCGAGGCCAGGCGCGCACGGCCTTCCTGCACCTGCTGGTGGCCGAGGCGAGCTACGCCCCGCGAGGAAGCTCCTGGGAGCTGGGCTTCCGCGGCGCCTTCGAAGCCGTGCAGCGCTCCTTCGTGCTCGCACCCCGAGCGGGCTGGCGCTTCACGGAGCACGTGAGCGTGGGGCTCGCGGCCGAGGTGTACGCCGGCAAGCCCTACAGCCCGCTCGGCTACCTCGGCCGGAACGACCGGCTCCTCGGCTCGCTGCGCCTGACGCTATAGCGAACCTTGGCTTGAACCCCTTCGTCGGTGAATGCCCCCTGTCGGGCCGAACCAGGACCGAACTGGTATGACAAGCAGACCAGTTCGGACAGATCGCGCCCGGCAGGGCCTCGTCTTCATGGGCCCTCCTGAAAAGGGCTAGAGCGAGCTGAACGTCCGAACCATGAGCCGCGCGCCCGCCGTCCACTCGGTCTGCTTCGCCAGCCCCACGTCCTTGTGGGCATACGTCCCGTAGAGCTGGAGCCACAGCGGCTGGTTGTTCACCGCGAACAGGAGGCGCTCGATGCTCGCGTCCGCCCGCGCCCGGAACCGCCGGTCGCCCTCAAAAGCGTTGATCCACCCCGCCAGCGCCGAGGCGCGCAGCGTCCACCAGCCATCCACCGTCTCGTACCCCGTCTCCAGCACCCCGGACGTGAAGGGCGAGATCTCCTGCTCCAGCTCGCCATCCGGCATGCGACGCAGGGAGTGGCTCGCCGCGGGCCCGAACCCCAGCCACAGTCGCCCGCTCTCCGAACGGATGGGATCCAGCAGCAGCGCAGCCCGCCCCGTCTCCAGCGTCAGCCCCGGCCCCTCCCAGACCCTCCGCTCCAGGTGGCCCGCCCGCACCGCGAGCGTCACATCGAACGGGAAGGGGATGCGCAGCGGCCGCGAGGTGGGGATGAGGATGAAGCCCTCCTCCAGGTGACGGCGGTACGTGCCCTCATACAAGGTGGTGGTGAGCGCCTGCCGCGTGTGGCCCGGAGTGCCCTCCGTGACGAGGATGCGGTGGGTGTTGAACCAGAGCATCCCCTTGCTCCGGCTGGTGCGCTCGGTGCGCAGCAGGATGCCCGCCTGCAGCGTGGGCAGCGCCACCCCGTCCCGCACCTGCAGCCCCGTCCCGAGCAGCAGCGCGTTGCCCGGATCGAAGCAGGTGGGGAAGCGCTCGCCGCTCTCGTCCTCCGAGTAGCACTCCTCCCCCTGAGGCACCGCGGCGACCACCGACCCCTGGGGGCCAGGGGGCAGGGCGAACAGGAGGGCGGTGAGTCCGAGCGCGAGCATGCCGTCCCGTTCCTAGCGAGCGCTCGCCAGCGGAGCGCTCCGCCGCGCCGGAGCCCACAGCGAGACGCGCAGCCCCGCGTTGCCAGACCACTCCCACTTCGCGGCCACTCGGGGGATGTCGCTGCGCCAGGTTCCTCGCCCGTCGACCACCAGGCTCACGGGCTGATCGTTGATGGCCAGCAGGATGAGCTCGTAGCCGGCGCGGACCCTCAGGCGCTCGGGGCGCAGCGGGCGGCCCTCCACCCGGTCTCCCAGGAGCACCTGCTCCGCCTCCGCGCTGAAGAGCAGGTGGTGGAAGCCGTCCGTGTCCAGGGTGAGATCGCCCTCCAGCGCGGCGGTGGGCACCAGCGTGTTCATGCCATGCGTGCGGTCGCGCTCGATGGACGGGCCCGCCCGCAGCCGGACGAAGGAGACCAGGTCCTCCGAGTGCCACAGGTCCAGCGTGCCGTGCACCGCGGCCCAGGTGAGCACGCTCAGCTCGGAGTCCTCGCGCTCGATCGACTCCTGGTGGAGCGCCTCGACCCAGGCGCCCAGGTTGAGCCCGAAGTCGTAGCGGCGCGGCTTGCCGAAGAACGTGGTGATGCGGAAGAGCGGCACCTTGCGCTCGACGTTGAAGTCGTAGCGGACGAGCGTGAAGTCCAGGCTCGACTGGCCCAGGTACACCTCGGTGTCCAGGAACGTGAGCCGGTGGAGCCGGTGGTCCTCCTCGCCTCCCGGAAACTCGGTCCGGATGCCGAAGTCCACCCGGACGCGATCGGTCACCACGTCGTTCCCGTGGCGCAGCAGGGGCGCCCACGCGCCGCCCAGGTAGATGCGCCGGTGCAAGTCGAAGTTGAACTGCATCACCCGGCCCTGCTCGTCGCGGTACCAGCCCGGAGGCGACTCGGCGATGGCGGGGACGAAGCGGTAGCCCTCCTGGACGCGCGTCTCGGCGCTGACCTCGGAGCGGTCGCAGTAGGAGGTACGCAGCAGGGGGCGGTCCGTCTCCTCGCCGCTGGAGTCCAGCTCGTGGGCGGGGGCGATGAGGCAGCGGCGCGTCACCGGGTCGCACTGCATCCGGTACTCGCCGGAGGGGACCTGCTGGGTGGACGGCAGCCGGGTACAGAGGATGGGCTGGTCATACCGGAGCGAGGGGCGTGGCTCCTCCGGCGTCAGGAGCCCCGTCAGGTCGCTGACCGGGCCGCCCGGTTGCGCGCTCGGAGCGGGGGACGGCTTCTGAGCGGGTGTGTCGGTGGGCTGCTGCTGTGTCGTGCCCGGGTCGGAGCTCACTCCCTCCTGCGGTGTCCCGGGCGGGGGGGCACTCTCCTGGCCCTCGACCTGCGAGAGCAGCAGGGTCCAGCTGAGTGCGACTGCCTGGATGATCATCTCGCCTCCCACATCAGACCCCGTCTCGGCCGGGGCCGGCCCTGGAGGCTTCTTCAAACCCCGTGCCCCTTGCCCAGAGAGCGAGCATTCGCGGGTTTGCCGCGCAGAGTGTGCAGCGTCCGGCACACTGCACGGCAGCCGTGACGCGGTCATGGCACAGAGGTGGAGGTCGACCCGGGGCGGTACGGGGGGTATAAGGCCGCGACCCGGGGTGTAGGCGGGCCTCATCCAGACGGAGGCATCCTGTTCCGTGGCCAGTGACGGCGAGCAGAAGCAGGCGGAGAACCAGCAGTCGGACAAGCCCCAGGAGGCCGACAAGCCCCAGGAGGCGGAGCCGGCTCGGCAGGCGGACGCGCAGCAGGCGGAGAAGTCCCTGCCGGCGGACGCGCAGCAGGCGGCAGCGCCTACAGCGGAGAAGGTCCAGGCCGAGCAGGCCCCGGTGGCGGCCCCTCCGGCGGACACTACGTCACAGCCGGAGAAGGAGCCCGAGTCCTTCGTCGAGGGCATCCTCGGCAAGAAGCTCCACGAGGAGAAGTGGATCCAGCGCTGGGGGACCCTGCCGCTGACGCTGCGCACCCTGCTGCTGGGCGGTGGGTTCGCGGCGCTGCTGCTGCTGCCCTACATCGGCGCCGTGGGCCTGTGGGACCCCTGGGAGACGCATTACGGCGAAGTGGCGCGGATGATGGTCATGCGCCAGGACTACCTGTACCCCTTCTACGAGAACGCGTGGTTCTTCTCCAAGCCGCCGCTGACCATGTGGATGCAGGCGCTGGGGATGCAGGTGGTGGGGGCGCTGCGCGGCACGGGCGAGCTGGCCCGCTACACCGAGTGGGGCATGCGCATGCCGTTCGGCCTGCTCAGTGTCACGGCGGTGGCGCTGTTGACGCTGGCGGTGTCGCGGGTGGTGAGCCGGCGGGCGGGGCTCGCCACGGCCTTCGTGCTGACCACCATGCCGCTGTACTTCCTGCTCACCCGGCAGGCGGTGACGGACACGCCCTTCGTCACGACGATGATCTGCGCCATGGCGTGCGCCTTCATCGCCCAGCTGGACGAGACGACGAAGCGGCGCACGGCCTGGTGGTACGCCTTCTATGTCTTCCTGGGCCTGTCGGTGCTGGCCAAGGGCCTGCTGGGCCTGATGCCGGCGGCGTTGCTGGTGGTGTACGCGGCGCTGGCCGTCATCCCCTGGAGCTGGGACGCGGGGCGCGAGCACATCCTCTGGCTGCTCAAGCGCAGCGCTCGCAAGGAGGTGCGCGAGGGCAAGAAGCCCATGCCCGTGCTCTGGGGGCAGATGTTCCGGATGCGGCTGGGCACCGGCATCCTCGTGTTCGCCGCGGTGGCCGTGCCCTGGTACCTGGCCCTGAGCCTGTTCGACGGCGTGGATGACGAGGGCAAGAACTTCTTCTACCGCTTCTTCATCCATGACCACCTGAACCGCCTCACGGCGGGCGTGCACACCACCACGCCGGGCGGCTCCTTCACCTACTTCATCGAGCAGGGCGGCTACGCCATCTTCCCGTGGGTGGCGCTGTTGCCCGGAGCCTTCGCCGTCGTGTCGCGGCTGCGGCTGCGCTCGGCGTCCAAGGCGGACCACCTGGCGCTGCTGGCCGTGGTGTGGGTGGCCTTCAGCTTCTTCCTGATGGCCTCCAGCGCCACGAAGTTCCACCACTATGTGTTCCCCGTCCTCCCCGGGCTGGCCATCCTCATCGCCCTCTTCATCGATCGCCTCTGGCACGAGGGCCCCGCCGAGCACGCCGTGAGCCTGCTGTTCGGCCTGGTGCTCTTCGCCCTGGTGGGCAAGGACATGGCCGAGAACCCCAAGGAGTTCACGGACCTCTTCGTCTACAACTACGACCGGCCGTACCCCGCCGACCTCGTCAACAAGCCCATCGCCTTCTTCACCTCGCGCTCCCTGTGGATGGGTGACCTGGCCACGATGGTGCTCCTGGCGCTCGGGGTGTACACCTCGATGGACGCGTTCTTCTCCAAGGACCCCAAGGAGCACACCCCCGCCGCGCGCACCGTGGCGCTCCTGCTGCTGCTGTGCGGAGGCGTGGCGCTGATCTCCGTGGCCAATGAGGGCAAGGTGTCCTCCCTGGGCCTGCTCGGCATCGCCCTGATTGTAGTGGGCGCCTTCAGCGGCTGGGTGGCCCTGCGCTCCAAGAAGGAGGAGCGCCTGTGGAACGCCGGCCTCGCGGCGGCCTGGGTGATCGCGGGTGGACTGCTCGCCTGGCGGGGCTTCTCCACGTCCGTGGGCTCGGATGCGCTCTTGCGTGCGCTGATGGAGCCGGTGAACGTGAAGAAGGCCATGGGCATCGGCTTCGCGGTGGGCGGCACGCTCACCGTGGTGGGCGCGCTGCGCCGCTCGCGGGTGATGCTCTTCGGCACCTTCTGGATGTTCACCTTCAGCTTCGCGCTCTGGTTCAACTGGAACCACTGGGTGGACCTGTCCCACCACTGGACGCAGCGGGATTTGTTCTGGCGCTACTGGCGCCAGGCCAAGCCCGGCGAGCCCATCGCCGCGTTCATGATGAACTGGCACGGAGAGACGTTCTACTCGCGCAACACCGTGGAGCAGTTCCGCTCCGGGGACTCGAACCAGCGCATGCGCAACTTCGCGGCCCAGCCCGGCCGCGAGTGGGCGCTCGTCGAGCACAACCGCCTGGGCATCCTGACCAACGCCATTGGCTCGGACAAGAAGGTGACCGTCATCGACCGGGGCATCAACAACAAGTTCGTCCTGGTGGCCATCGATTGAGTGGCATCCAGGTCCAGGGGCTCGCCAAGCGCTTTGGCGCGCGCACGGCGGTGGAGGGGCTGACGTTCGACGTGCGCCCTGGCGAGGTGTTCGGGCTGCTGGGCCCCAACGGGGCCGGGAAGACGACCACGGTGCGCATGCTCACCGGCCTGCTCCAGCCCTCCGAGGGCGAGGCCGTGGTGTGGGGCTTCTCGGCGCGCACCCAGGGCGAGGAATTGCGGCGCAGCGTGGGCCTGCTCACCGAGCAGCCCGGCCTGTATGACAGGCTGACCGCGCGCGAGAACCTGCGCTTCTTCATCAAGCTGCACGAATTGGACGAGGCGACGGTGTGGCCCCGGACGCGGAGCTACCTGGAGCGCTTCGGGCTGGCCGGGCGTGAGGACGAGCCGTGCGGCGGCTTCTCCAAGGGCATGCGCCAGAAGCTGGCCATCGTCCGCACGCTGGTGCACGACCCGAAGGTCATCTTCCTGGACGAGCCCACCTCCGGGCTGGATCCCGAGTCCGCGCGCGCCGTGCGAGACGCGGTGGCGGAGCTGGCCTCCGAGGGGCGCACCATCGTGCTGTGCTCGCACAACCTGGCGGAGGTGGAGCGGCTGTGCTCGCGGGTGGCCATCATCCAGGGCCGACTGCTCGCGCTGGCGCCGCTGGGAGAGCTGCGGCGCTCGGGGCAGGCGCTGGACATCCGCGTGGAGGGGGACGCCGGGAGCTTCCTGCCGGCCCTGGCCGCGCTGCCCTTCGCCCCCAACGTGCTGCACGAGGGCTCGCGCCTGAAGGTGATGCTCACGGACGACGCGCAGGCGCCCGAGGTGCTCGCGTGCCTGGTCCACGCGGGCGCGCGGGTGCACAGCGCGGTGCCCTCGCACCGGCCGCTCGAGGAAGTCTACCTGGAGCTGATCCGCCAGGGGAGGGTGTGAGCATGGCGTTCCGACCGAAGCGCGCGCTGGCCGTCTTCTGGAAGGACTTCCTGGATCTGCGCAAGAACATCGGCCTGCTGCTGTCCATGTGCATGCTGCCGCTGGTGTTCATCTTCGTGCCCATCGGCGTGGTGTGGACGTACGCCCAGCGGCCGGATGATCCGAACCTGCGCGTCATCGCCCAGTACTACGACCGGGCCCTGCCGCTGGGAGCCAACGCGGCGCGCTTCCTCATCGACCGGACGCTCACCGACTGGTTCGGCATGTTCCTGGTGATGCCTGTCTTCGTGCCCATCCTCATCTCCTCGCAGAGCGTGGCGGGAGAGAAGGAGCGGCGCACGCTGGAGCCGCTGCTGGCCTCGCCGGTGACGGCCGCGGAGCTGGTGGCCGGCAAGAGCCTGGCCTCGCTGGTGCCCGCGGTGGGCATCTCCTGGGTGGCCTTCATCCTGTTCTGCATCGGCGTGGACATCGTGGCGTGGCCGCTGGTGAGGGGGCCGCTGATGCCCAATGCGCTGTGGTCCTTCGGCATCTTCATCCTGGCGCCGCTGTTCGCCTTCTTCGGCAACGGGGTGGCGGTGCTCATCTCCGCGCGCGTGTCCGAGGCCCGCACCGCCCAGCAGCTCTCCGCCCTCGTGGTGCTGCCCCTGGTGGGGCTGGTGGGCGGCCAGGTGGCCGGCTGGCTCACCGCGGGTGTGGGCTACTACGCCGTGCAGGGCGTGGTGGTGCTGCTGCTGGACGCCGTGCTCCTGGTGGCCAGCATCCGCCTGCTCGATCGCGAGCGGCTCATCAGCCGCTGGGGCTGATCGGCCCGGGTCGACGGGCGCTTGCTCGGTCGGCTAGGCAAATCCCAGTGAAACTGGCATCTTGCGGGCAACGGTTCCCCCACCGATGGGCGAGCATGTAATGGCCCGGGCCGCTATCCGTATGGAAGACGCGGCGGCGTGGGTTTCTGTAGGTGACGCGGTCGACACGGAGGCGAAACGAACACGATGGGTCTATTCGATTCGATCAAGGGCGAAGCGAAGCGCAACTTCATTGCCCGGGCGGACGAAGCCAAGGGTGAGATCATCTACAAGTATCCGGAGAAGAACATCCGGATGCTCACCCAGCTCACCGTGGACGCAGACGAGATCGCGCTCTTCGTCAAGGACGGCCGCGTGGAGGGCAAGCTGGGGCCGGGGCGGCACACCCTGGACAGCAAGAACATCCCCTTCCTGTCCCGGCTGCTGGAGAGCTTCACCGGCGGCAACATGTTCATGACGGAGGTCTTCTTCGTCTCCACGCGCGAGCACCCGGGCGTGAAGTTCGGCGGCCCCATCGGCGACGTGAGGGACCCCGAGACGGGCCTGGGCATCGGCACCATGGTGTACGGTGACTTCTCCATCCGCGTGACGGAGCCGGAGAAGCTGGTGGTGGGCCTGGTGGGCATGGGCCGCTCCAGCAACGAGGACTTCCTGGGCTGGTTCAAGAGCCAGGTCCTCAAGGTCACCAAGGATCGCATCGCCGAGCTGTTGGTGAAGAAGCGCTGGCCGCTGCTGGACGTGACGAGCGGCGCGTACACCGAGGAGATCGAGACCGAGGTCATCGCCGGCATCAAGCCGCACGTGGACACCTACGGCCTCACGGTGGTGCGCCTGGGCAACTTCCACGTCAGCATCAAGGAGGAGGACGAGGCGACCCTCAAGAAGTTC
This genomic stretch from Hyalangium gracile harbors:
- a CDS encoding glycosyltransferase family 39 protein is translated as MAAPPADTTSQPEKEPESFVEGILGKKLHEEKWIQRWGTLPLTLRTLLLGGGFAALLLLPYIGAVGLWDPWETHYGEVARMMVMRQDYLYPFYENAWFFSKPPLTMWMQALGMQVVGALRGTGELARYTEWGMRMPFGLLSVTAVALLTLAVSRVVSRRAGLATAFVLTTMPLYFLLTRQAVTDTPFVTTMICAMACAFIAQLDETTKRRTAWWYAFYVFLGLSVLAKGLLGLMPAALLVVYAALAVIPWSWDAGREHILWLLKRSARKEVREGKKPMPVLWGQMFRMRLGTGILVFAAVAVPWYLALSLFDGVDDEGKNFFYRFFIHDHLNRLTAGVHTTTPGGSFTYFIEQGGYAIFPWVALLPGAFAVVSRLRLRSASKADHLALLAVVWVAFSFFLMASSATKFHHYVFPVLPGLAILIALFIDRLWHEGPAEHAVSLLFGLVLFALVGKDMAENPKEFTDLFVYNYDRPYPADLVNKPIAFFTSRSLWMGDLATMVLLALGVYTSMDAFFSKDPKEHTPAARTVALLLLLCGGVALISVANEGKVSSLGLLGIALIVVGAFSGWVALRSKKEERLWNAGLAAAWVIAGGLLAWRGFSTSVGSDALLRALMEPVNVKKAMGIGFAVGGTLTVVGALRRSRVMLFGTFWMFTFSFALWFNWNHWVDLSHHWTQRDLFWRYWRQAKPGEPIAAFMMNWHGETFYSRNTVEQFRSGDSNQRMRNFAAQPGREWALVEHNRLGILTNAIGSDKKVTVIDRGINNKFVLVAID
- a CDS encoding rhomboid family intramembrane serine protease, with the translated sequence MSSPVPGPGDARSGDTVRGRLGRVPWVTLGLALVLVATYGWSALAGPLDVDAMVRFGAKVGPLITEAGQPWRLLTANLLHRDGVHLGLNLLVLLAAGSVLEGTWRRLDYGLLLVVAGLATMTCSLLWAEEVSVGASGVAYGCVGALIVLGRRYRAVLSPAGRRMAGEGVLPTVLVFLWMGWTSVGVDNAGHLGGFVAGLLLGVYLVPERLTASEPRGVGWVRAGSVLAVAVGLAGVGVLGRSAWRVERDDVFGVSVAMPGGWRQGADRLGRLAFSNGLPGLGRASFAAEAIEAGEPGDGELQAVRFVETTLSPEGAMPEGRPMKVRGPEAAWVSGGRAQRVQAELHGPAGVTHLRALFVPRGEFVYQLVFTWPDAFPRYARVVERMVAELRLEEPAMLREARARALLVPGASEPLSVLGTALRRWGRPAEAVDPLLESVRLSPSQVGTRVELARAFLESGRVDEGCRASEEALVYGPSETVALEAGVRCELARGDTARALLRLEEARRVDPRDPRLRAAEAALRATLGAGGR
- a CDS encoding FHA domain-containing protein, with translation MLKLIIEDDEGRKTVVPFVREEITIGRQEGNTIRLTERNVSRRHARLMRLNGHVVVEDLGSSNGTRINGERISGQSPVKDGDLIQIGDYDLALQSDAAVAAAPRAAARPAPAPAPQDSGDADGHSEPETETEAPVEEEAAPASAERRHSTAIIKMEHVEGNRNRKVVELEAEEAPRFVVVSAELKGQEYACIRTEMKIGRTDDNDIVIDHRSLSRTHAKVVREDNGEWKIIDMQSANGLTVNGETYAQAPLSNGDVVELGHVKLRFVGAGESAGSVSSAGRSKLPLVLALGVLLVGGGAGAAWFLKVGPFQQPEQPQKPPELTQEDPVQKPPEPAQPEPPEADPGTPRAPPDTAVADAGKARIQSARKAYEEGKLERAADELKNFAGKLPPEGEELADKIALEQEAAKALEAAQAAFEAKNLDEAESLAGPAKGSRFSGTEYDKLMGAIAQARKAQPKTEPVKVTTPPPNKTPTRTQEDTEEEARLAYNEAATALRGKQYDAALNRALRCVELAPDKAECQMVLGAAYAGVSKWDMAARHYREFLKLAPNHPNATKVRQSVENYEKTKAQ
- a CDS encoding outer membrane lipoprotein-sorting protein encodes the protein MRKTHLSVSRAALVLALLAFLPARAEESAADIARKSRERGALNLLGLSAQLKLTTVSKDGKRQEQVVTNAAKKIGERTHSLVRFLQPAGVAGVAVLTVEGAKGEASDISLYLPKLKRVRKVANTQRGQSFMDTDFAYADLGGTGGESDDAMKKVGESKVMDRLAWVLVGKAGPSSPYGEVKVYVDQETYVPTQVEYSDKEGKPLKVYRVAQLKRFKDRVIAARSSMENLQTGSVTTIEVLQLEEAQLGDEAFTERALERG